A DNA window from Citrobacter tructae contains the following coding sequences:
- the potF gene encoding spermidine/putrescine ABC transporter substrate-binding protein PotF — MTALNKKWLSGLVAGALMSISAGTLAAEQKTLHIYNWSDYIAPDTVANFEKETGIKVVYDVFDSNEVLEGKLMAGSTGFDLVVPSASFLERQLTAGVFQPLDKSKLPDWKNLDPELLKLVAKHDPDNKFAMPYMWATTGIGYNVDKVKAVLGADTPVDSWDLILKPENLEKLKSCGVSFLDAPEEVFATVLNYLGKDPNSTKADDYTGPATDLLLKLRPNIRYFHSSQYINDLANGDTCVAIGWAGDVWQAANRAKEAKNGVNISFSIPKEGAMAFFDVFAMPADAKNKDEAYQFLNYLLRPDVIAHISDHVFYANANKEATALVSPEVRDNPGIYPPADVRAKLFTLKVQDPKIDRVRTRAWTKVKSGK; from the coding sequence ATGACCGCCTTAAATAAAAAATGGTTATCAGGCCTGGTTGCGGGTGCTCTGATGTCCATCTCTGCCGGCACGCTCGCTGCTGAACAAAAAACGCTGCATATTTATAACTGGTCTGATTATATCGCTCCGGACACGGTGGCTAATTTTGAAAAAGAGACCGGGATTAAAGTGGTTTATGACGTATTCGACTCCAATGAAGTGTTGGAAGGTAAGCTCATGGCGGGCAGCACCGGCTTTGACCTTGTCGTCCCTTCCGCCAGCTTCCTTGAGCGTCAGCTTACTGCGGGTGTATTCCAGCCGCTGGATAAAAGCAAACTGCCGGACTGGAAAAACCTCGATCCCGAACTGTTGAAACTGGTGGCAAAACACGATCCTGACAACAAGTTTGCGATGCCGTATATGTGGGCAACCACCGGTATTGGTTACAACGTTGATAAAGTCAAAGCGGTGTTGGGGGCAGATACGCCGGTAGACAGTTGGGATCTTATCCTGAAGCCGGAAAATCTGGAAAAACTGAAAAGTTGTGGTGTCTCTTTCCTCGACGCGCCCGAAGAGGTGTTTGCCACCGTGCTGAACTATTTGGGCAAAGACCCGAATAGTACCAAAGCGGATGATTACACCGGACCGGCAACCGATCTGCTGCTGAAACTGCGTCCGAATATTCGCTATTTCCACTCTTCTCAATACATTAACGATCTGGCAAACGGTGATACCTGTGTGGCAATCGGCTGGGCAGGGGACGTATGGCAGGCTGCCAATCGTGCGAAAGAAGCGAAAAATGGCGTCAATATTTCTTTCTCAATTCCAAAAGAAGGGGCGATGGCGTTCTTCGATGTTTTCGCCATGCCTGCGGATGCTAAAAACAAAGATGAGGCGTATCAGTTCCTCAACTACCTGCTGCGCCCGGATGTGATTGCCCATATTTCCGATCACGTGTTCTACGCCAATGCGAACAAAGAAGCGACGGCGCTGGTCAGCCCTGAAGTTCGTGACAATCCGGGTATTTATC
- a CDS encoding YbjN domain-containing protein: MTSLVVPTLDTLRQWLDDLGMSFFECDTCQALHLPHMQNFDGIFDAKIDLVDNVVLFSAMAEVRPSALLPLAADLSSINASSLTVKAFLDMQDDNLPKLVVCQSLYVVPGVTFEQFECFVRQSEEQISMVILEAGAHQLLFNAEEDVQNGSTETHFLH, encoded by the coding sequence ATGACATCACTGGTCGTTCCCACTCTGGATACGTTGCGTCAATGGCTCGACGACCTGGGCATGAGTTTTTTTGAATGCGATACCTGTCAGGCGCTGCATTTACCTCACATGCAAAACTTCGACGGCATCTTTGATGCGAAAATTGATTTGGTGGATAACGTTGTTCTGTTTTCTGCGATGGCGGAAGTCAGGCCCTCCGCTTTGCTGCCGCTTGCCGCCGATCTGTCGTCCATCAATGCCAGTTCGCTGACGGTGAAAGCGTTTCTGGACATGCAAGATGATAATCTGCCAAAGCTGGTGGTTTGCCAGTCTTTATACGTTGTGCCGGGCGTCACGTTTGAGCAGTTTGAATGTTTTGTTCGTCAGAGCGAAGAACAGATATCAATGGTGATCCTTGAAGCCGGGGCGCATCAGCTGTTATTTAACGCCGAAGAAGATGTGCAAAACGGCAGCACTGAGACCCATTTCCTCCATTAA
- the rimK gene encoding 30S ribosomal protein S6--L-glutamate ligase — protein sequence MKIAILSRDGTLYSCKRLREAAMQRGHLVEIIDPLSCYMNISPAASSIHYKGRQLPHFDAVIPRIGSAITFYGTAALRQFEMLGSYPLNESVAITRARDKLRSLQLLARQGIDLPITGIAHSPDDTSDMIDMVGGAPLVVKLVEGTQGIGVVLAETRQAAESVVDAFRGLNAHILVQEYIEEAKGRDIRCFVVGDEVVAAIERRAKEGDFRSNLHRGGVASIANITTRERDIAIKAARTMGLDVAGVDILRADRGPLVMEVNASPGLEGVEKTTGIDIAARMIQWIERHATPEFCLKIGG from the coding sequence GTGAAAATTGCCATTTTGTCCCGGGATGGAACGCTCTATTCTTGTAAGCGCCTGCGCGAAGCGGCGATGCAGCGTGGTCACCTGGTTGAAATTATCGATCCCCTTTCCTGTTATATGAACATCAGCCCGGCGGCGTCTTCGATTCATTACAAGGGCCGTCAACTCCCCCATTTTGACGCGGTCATCCCAAGAATAGGCTCGGCTATTACCTTTTACGGTACGGCGGCATTGCGCCAGTTTGAGATGCTAGGTAGCTATCCGTTGAATGAGTCGGTGGCGATCACCCGTGCGCGCGATAAGTTGCGTTCGTTGCAGTTGCTGGCACGTCAGGGGATTGATTTGCCCATCACCGGAATCGCTCATTCACCTGACGACACCAGCGACATGATTGATATGGTCGGCGGCGCGCCGTTGGTGGTGAAGCTGGTGGAAGGCACACAGGGCATCGGTGTGGTGCTGGCCGAGACGCGTCAGGCTGCGGAGAGCGTCGTGGATGCGTTTCGTGGGCTGAATGCGCACATTCTGGTTCAGGAATATATTGAAGAGGCGAAAGGGCGGGATATTCGCTGCTTTGTCGTGGGAGACGAGGTGGTTGCCGCTATTGAGCGTCGCGCAAAAGAGGGCGATTTTCGTTCCAATCTTCATCGTGGCGGCGTTGCCAGTATTGCAAATATTACGACGCGTGAAAGAGACATTGCGATCAAGGCTGCCCGGACCATGGGTCTGGATGTTGCGGGGGTTGATATACTGCGTGCAGACCGTGGGCCGCTGGTCATGGAAGTTAATGCTTCTCCGGGGCTGGAAGGCGTGGAGAAAACCACGGGGATTGATATTGCTGCGCGGATGATCCAGTGGATCGAACGCCATGCTACACCTGAATTTTGTCTTAAAATCGGCGGCTAA
- the nfsA gene encoding nitroreductase NfsA, translated as MTPTIDLLRSHRSIRHFTDALISDAQREAIIAAAQGTSSSSFLQCSTIIRVTDKALRESLVTLSGGQPHVAQAAEFWVFCADFNRHLQICPDAQLGLAEQLLLGVVDTAMMAQNALTAAESLGLGGVFIGGLRNNIESVTELLKLPQHVLPLFGLCLGWPADNPDIKPRLPAAIVVHENQYQPLDMDALAHYDEQLAQYYLTRGSNTRRDTWSDHIRRTIIKENRPFILEYLHKQGWATR; from the coding sequence ATGACTCCAACCATTGATTTACTTCGTAGCCACCGTTCTATTCGCCATTTCACCGATGCGTTGATTTCGGATGCGCAGCGCGAGGCGATTATTGCTGCCGCGCAAGGCACGTCGAGTTCTAGTTTTTTGCAGTGCAGCACGATAATTCGGGTAACGGATAAGGCCTTGCGTGAGTCGCTGGTAACGCTGTCGGGCGGGCAACCGCACGTGGCACAGGCCGCTGAATTTTGGGTGTTTTGCGCCGATTTTAACCGTCATTTACAGATTTGCCCTGATGCACAACTGGGTCTGGCAGAACAACTGCTGCTGGGCGTGGTCGATACGGCGATGATGGCGCAAAATGCGCTGACCGCTGCAGAGTCGTTGGGTCTTGGCGGTGTGTTTATTGGCGGGCTGCGCAATAATATCGAGTCGGTAACTGAGTTACTGAAACTGCCGCAGCATGTTCTGCCGCTGTTTGGCCTGTGCCTTGGCTGGCCTGCGGATAACCCAGATATCAAACCGCGATTGCCAGCAGCTATTGTGGTGCATGAAAATCAGTACCAGCCGCTCGATATGGACGCACTGGCGCACTATGATGAGCAGCTTGCACAGTATTACCTTACCCGTGGTAGCAACACGCGTCGCGATACATGGAGCGATCATATCCGCCGTACTATCATCAAAGAAAATCGTCCCTTTATCCTGGAATATTTGCATAAACAGGGATGGGCTACGCGCTAA
- a CDS encoding YbjC family protein → MRTVGVLPKSVLILETIGMVSLALALLSLNDYLTLPAPLNSPLACVVMIFLGVLLMLPAAVLLMWRIAQLLAPQLMSRTSDVSSRSAREKRDDSNH, encoded by the coding sequence ATGCGCACTGTGGGTGTGTTACCTAAAAGCGTATTGATTCTGGAAACGATCGGTATGGTGTCGTTAGCGCTGGCGCTGCTGTCGCTTAACGATTACCTCACTTTACCCGCGCCGCTTAACAGCCCGTTGGCCTGTGTGGTAATGATTTTTCTGGGCGTATTGCTGATGCTTCCCGCTGCGGTGTTATTAATGTGGCGCATTGCGCAACTGTTGGCACCGCAACTGATGTCACGAACATCTGATGTTTCTTCCCGTTCAGCCAGAGAAAAAAGAGATGACTCCAACCATTGA
- a CDS encoding GrxA family glutaredoxin: MFAVIFGRPGCPYCVRAKELAEKLSNEHEDFNFRYIDIHAEGISKADLEKTVGKPVETVPQIFVDQKHIGGCTDFEAWAKENANLFA; this comes from the coding sequence ATGTTTGCTGTTATTTTTGGTCGCCCAGGGTGCCCATATTGCGTGCGCGCAAAAGAATTAGCAGAAAAATTAAGCAATGAGCATGAAGATTTTAACTTCCGCTATATCGATATCCATGCCGAAGGGATCTCAAAAGCCGATCTGGAAAAGACAGTGGGTAAGCCAGTCGAAACCGTTCCGCAGATTTTTGTCGATCAGAAACACATCGGCGGCTGCACGGATTTTGAAGCCTGGGCAAAAGAGAATGCGAATCTGTTCGCCTGA
- a CDS encoding inner membrane protein YbjM: protein MKHRQGWAGAICCFVLFIVVCLSLTLNVKGAFKAAGHPEVGLLFFILPGAAASFFSHRREVLRPLLGAMLAAPCCLLLMRFVLMPTRSLWQELAWLFSAVFWCALGALCYLFISSLFNQHQQRKKH, encoded by the coding sequence TTGAAACATAGACAAGGTTGGGCGGGGGCGATCTGCTGCTTTGTGCTTTTTATTGTGGTGTGTCTTTCATTAACGCTGAACGTGAAAGGGGCATTTAAGGCGGCTGGGCATCCTGAGGTCGGGTTGTTATTTTTTATATTGCCGGGTGCGGCGGCAAGCTTTTTTTCCCATCGTCGGGAGGTGCTTAGACCTCTTCTTGGCGCAATGTTGGCGGCACCGTGCTGCCTGTTATTGATGCGGTTCGTGTTGATGCCCACACGTTCGCTGTGGCAAGAATTGGCATGGTTATTTAGTGCAGTGTTTTGGTGCGCGCTTGGCGCATTGTGCTATTTATTTATCAGTAGCTTGTTTAATCAGCATCAGCAGCGGAAAAAACACTGA
- a CDS encoding aspartate:alanine antiporter: MNINVADLLNGNYILLLFVVLALGLCLGKLRLGTVQLGNSIGVLVVSLLLGQQHFSINTDALNLGFMLFIFCVGVEAGPNFFSIFFRDGKNYLMLALVMVGSAMLIALGLGRLFGWDIGLTAGMLAGSMTSTPVLVGAGDTLRHSGMTGTQLSTALDNLSLGYALTYLIGLVSLIVGARYLPKLQHQDLQTSAQQIARERGLDTDANRKVYLPVIRAYRVGPELVAWADGKNLRELGIYRQTGCYIERIRRNGILANPDGDAVLQMGDEIALVGYPDAHARLDPSFRNGKEVFDRDLLDMRIVTEEIVVKNHNAVGRRLAQLKLTDHGCFLNRVIRSQIEMPIDDNVVLNKGDVLQVSGDARRVKTIADRIGFISIHSQVTDLLAFCAFFIIGLMIGMITFQFSNFSFGIGNAAGLLFAGIMLGFLRANHPTFGYIPQGALNMVKEFGLMVFMAGVGLSAGSGIGNGLGAVGGQMLIAGLVVSLVPVVICFLFGAYVLRMNRALLFGAMMGARTCAPAMEIISDTARSNIPALGYAGTYAIANVLLTLAGTLIVIVWPGLG; the protein is encoded by the coding sequence GTGAATATAAACGTCGCAGATTTGTTAAATGGGAATTACATCCTGTTATTATTTGTGGTCCTGGCTCTGGGCCTGTGTCTGGGTAAATTACGCCTGGGGACAGTCCAACTCGGTAATTCCATTGGCGTTTTAGTGGTGTCCCTATTATTAGGTCAGCAGCACTTTAGTATTAACACTGATGCTTTAAATCTCGGCTTTATGCTGTTTATTTTTTGTGTCGGCGTCGAAGCTGGTCCCAACTTTTTTTCGATTTTTTTTCGCGATGGGAAAAATTACCTAATGCTTGCTCTGGTCATGGTCGGCAGCGCAATGCTGATCGCCCTGGGGCTGGGTAGGCTATTTGGCTGGGACATCGGACTGACAGCAGGCATGTTGGCAGGCTCAATGACTTCAACGCCGGTGCTGGTCGGTGCAGGTGACACATTGCGCCATTCGGGGATGACGGGAACACAGCTGTCGACCGCCCTCGACAACCTGAGTCTCGGTTACGCGCTGACCTATCTGATCGGACTGGTCAGCCTGATTGTCGGTGCCCGCTACCTACCAAAACTGCAGCACCAGGATCTACAAACCAGCGCCCAACAAATCGCCCGTGAACGTGGACTCGACACCGACGCTAACCGTAAGGTCTATCTGCCGGTGATCCGTGCCTATCGTGTAGGTCCGGAACTGGTTGCCTGGGCTGACGGTAAAAATCTGCGCGAGTTGGGCATCTATCGCCAGACCGGTTGTTATATCGAACGTATCCGTCGCAACGGTATTCTGGCTAACCCGGACGGCGACGCCGTGCTGCAGATGGGCGATGAAATCGCCTTAGTGGGTTACCCGGATGCACATGCTCGCCTCGACCCAAGTTTCCGTAACGGCAAAGAAGTGTTCGATCGTGATCTACTCGATATGCGCATTGTCACCGAAGAGATCGTGGTCAAGAACCACAATGCCGTCGGCCGTCGTCTGGCACAGCTAAAACTGACCGATCATGGCTGCTTCCTTAACCGCGTAATCCGCAGCCAGATTGAGATGCCGATTGATGACAACGTGGTGCTCAATAAAGGCGACGTGTTGCAAGTAAGCGGCGATGCCCGCCGCGTAAAAACCATCGCAGACCGTATCGGCTTCATTTCAATTCACAGCCAGGTGACCGATTTGCTGGCCTTCTGCGCCTTCTTTATCATCGGCCTGATGATTGGAATGATCACATTCCAGTTCAGTAATTTCAGCTTTGGCATCGGAAATGCTGCGGGACTGCTTTTCGCCGGAATTATGCTTGGCTTCCTGCGAGCCAACCACCCGACGTTTGGCTACATCCCGCAGGGTGCGCTGAACATGGTGAAAGAGTTTGGTCTGATGGTCTTTATGGCGGGCGTCGGCTTAAGCGCGGGTAGCGGTATTGGCAACGGCCTCGGTGCAGTTGGTGGACAAATGCTGATTGCGGGTCTGGTTGTTAGCCTGGTGCCGGTTGTCATCTGTTTCTTGTTTGGCGCTTATGTATTACGCATGAACCGCGCCCTGCTGTTTGGGGCCATGATGGGTGCACGAACCTGCGCTCCGGCGATGGAAATCATCAGCGACACTGCACGCAGCAACATCCCTGCTTTAGGTTACGCTGGCACATATGCCATTGCCAACGTCTTACTGACACTGGCGGGGACACTTATCGTCATCGTCTGGCCTGGCCTCGGTTAA
- a CDS encoding ogr/Delta-like zinc finger family protein, giving the protein MMNCPMCGQAAHTRSSFQVSNETKERYNQCTNIECGHTFVTHETFVRSVCRPQKISAAPPHPKGMQEQFAY; this is encoded by the coding sequence ATGATGAATTGTCCTATGTGCGGACAGGCGGCACATACCCGAAGCAGCTTCCAGGTTTCCAACGAAACCAAAGAACGCTACAACCAGTGCACTAACATCGAATGCGGGCATACCTTCGTGACGCATGAGACTTTTGTGCGATCAGTATGCCGCCCGCAAAAAATCAGCGCGGCACCACCTCATCCAAAAGGTATGCAGGAACAATTTGCTTATTGA
- a CDS encoding phage late control D family protein: MNISSDLLDLNSKTPAFSIVIEGKNVTEVLDKRLMSLTLTDNRGFDADQLDLEMDDADGQIVLPRRGAVITLALGWKGQPLFPKGSFTVDEIEHAGAPDKLTIRARSADFRETLNTRREKSWHQTTVGDVVKEIATRHNLTMALGKDLTDKPLDHLDQTNESDASFLMKLARQFGAIASVKDGHLLFIRQGQGRTASGKPLPVITITRKAGDSHRFSLADRGAYTGVIASWLHTREPAKKETTSVKRRKKTVTAKEPEAKQGDYLVGTDENVLVLNRTYAKRANAERAAKMQWERLQRGVASFSLQLAEGRADLYTEMPVKVSGFKQPIDEAEWTITTLTHTVSADSGFTTSIEFEVKIDEFAME; this comes from the coding sequence ATGAATATCAGCTCTGATCTGCTGGACCTCAACAGCAAAACGCCCGCTTTCAGCATTGTTATTGAGGGCAAGAACGTGACGGAGGTGCTGGATAAGCGCCTGATGAGTCTGACGCTGACGGACAATAGAGGTTTCGACGCTGACCAGCTCGATCTGGAAATGGACGATGCAGACGGTCAGATTGTGCTGCCCCGACGTGGGGCGGTTATCACCCTGGCGCTGGGCTGGAAAGGCCAGCCACTTTTCCCAAAGGGCAGTTTCACGGTGGATGAGATTGAGCACGCTGGCGCACCGGATAAGCTGACTATTCGCGCCCGCAGTGCCGACTTTCGGGAAACCCTGAACACCCGGCGGGAGAAGTCCTGGCATCAGACGACGGTGGGCGACGTGGTGAAAGAGATTGCCACCCGGCACAACCTGACCATGGCCCTGGGCAAGGACCTGACCGATAAGCCACTGGATCATCTGGACCAGACCAATGAGAGCGACGCGAGTTTCCTGATGAAGCTGGCGCGGCAGTTTGGGGCCATTGCCTCAGTGAAAGACGGGCATCTGCTGTTTATCCGCCAAGGGCAGGGCAGAACTGCCAGCGGAAAGCCACTGCCGGTAATCACCATCACTCGCAAGGCCGGGGACAGTCACCGTTTCAGCCTCGCAGATCGTGGAGCCTATACGGGCGTGATTGCCAGCTGGCTGCATACGCGGGAACCAGCTAAGAAGGAAACCACAAGTGTTAAGCGACGCAAGAAAACTGTGACTGCAAAGGAGCCGGAGGCAAAGCAGGGGGATTATCTGGTCGGCACGGATGAAAACGTGCTGGTACTCAACCGGACCTATGCCAAACGGGCCAACGCTGAACGGGCCGCCAAAATGCAATGGGAGCGTCTGCAGCGTGGTGTTGCGTCTTTCTCTCTCCAGCTTGCGGAAGGGCGGGCCGATCTCTACACGGAAATGCCCGTGAAGGTGAGCGGCTTTAAGCAGCCCATAGATGAAGCAGAATGGACAATCACCACACTCACGCATACGGTCAGTGCTGACAGTGGTTTCACAACCAGCATTGAATTTGAGGTGAAAATAGATGAGTTCGCAATGGAATGA
- a CDS encoding phage tail protein, which yields MMMVLGLYVFQLRTVPYQELQYQRSWRHATNSRVSRRPSTQFLGPDNDSLTLSGVLLPEITGGRLSLLALEQMAELGKSWPLIEGSGTIYGMFVIESLSQTKTEFFAGGEARRIEFSLTLKRADESLSDMFGSLSDQLSNLQDSAASAIGNITSTVGGLLQ from the coding sequence ATGATGATGGTGCTGGGTTTATATGTTTTTCAGCTGCGTACCGTGCCTTATCAGGAGCTGCAGTATCAGCGCAGCTGGCGACACGCCACAAACAGCCGGGTTAGCCGTCGTCCGTCCACGCAGTTTCTTGGGCCGGACAATGATTCGCTCACTCTTTCCGGCGTCCTGCTGCCTGAAATCACGGGTGGCAGGCTGTCCCTGCTGGCGCTGGAGCAGATGGCGGAGCTGGGCAAGTCGTGGCCCCTGATTGAGGGCAGCGGCACGATCTATGGCATGTTTGTGATCGAGAGCCTGAGCCAGACCAAAACGGAGTTTTTCGCCGGAGGTGAGGCGCGCCGGATTGAGTTTTCACTGACTCTCAAACGGGCGGATGAGTCCCTGTCCGATATGTTCGGCAGCCTAAGCGACCAGTTGAGCAACCTGCAGGACTCTGCCGCATCAGCTATCGGTAACATCACCAGCACTGTCGGAGGACTGCTGCAATGA
- a CDS encoding phage tail tape measure protein, whose translation MSDNNLRLQVVLNAVDKLTRPFKSAQASTKTLAAAVQQSKVQLKELDAQAGRIEGFRKASSQLAVTGINLKAAREEAAKLATQFAATNRPTAQQARLLEQAKTRVNDLQTKYNGLRQSVQRQRQALKESGIDTKKLSSAQRELRQNADETRQALDKQQQSLKRLGEQQARMHAARSDYSRRLEVRDRIAGAGATTTAAGVGMGAPVMAAVKSYASMEDAMKGVAKQVNGLRDDNGNRTARFYEMQDAIKAASEQLPMENGAVDFAALVEGGARMNVANPNDSWADQKRDLLAFAATAAKASTAFEFPADELSESLGKIAQLYKVPTRNIEQLGDALNYLDDNAMSKGGDIIDVLQRMGGVADRLDYRKAAALGSTFLSLGAAPEVAASAANAMVRELSIATMQSKSFFAGMDLLKLNPAQIEKEMTQDAMGTIQRVLEKVNNLPKDKRLGAMTLIFGKEFGDDAAKLANNLPELQRQLKLTSGSDANGSMQKESDINKDSLSAQWLLVKTGAQNTFSSLGETLREPLMAIMNTAKQVTDSFRRWVEENPKLAGGLLKVVAALASIAVVLGTVMLAIAAVLGPLALMRLQFSILGIKGGSAFGLITKAIGGVGKGVMWLGRLMMANPILAVIGLIAMGAILIWQNWDTLGPKFKAMWDAVCAATTAAWEWIKQAASSAWEGIKSLFFNYTLPGLIAKNWEAIKAGVSEAWTSVRQTISDKWAAILADVAALPAKFQEVGSAIIDSILNGINAKWETLKSKLSSVTDYLPDWMTGNNKAAGKTLVQVVGGAAAAVVPFAGMYDSGGAIPRGQFGIVGENGPEIVNGPANVTSRTRTAALASVVAGMMGTAAVPADAAPLHPMSLPAATYRAPQEKTASQPPAVRYEINAPIHIVAQPGQSAQDIAREVARQLDERERRARAKARSSYSDQGGYES comes from the coding sequence ATGAGTGATAATAACCTGCGCCTGCAGGTGGTACTGAATGCGGTTGATAAACTCACCCGCCCTTTCAAAAGCGCCCAGGCCAGCACTAAAACGCTGGCAGCTGCGGTGCAGCAAAGCAAAGTCCAGCTTAAAGAACTGGATGCCCAGGCCGGGCGAATTGAGGGCTTTCGTAAGGCCAGCTCACAGCTGGCAGTGACCGGAATTAATCTCAAAGCCGCCCGCGAAGAAGCGGCGAAACTCGCCACGCAGTTTGCCGCCACCAACCGACCTACTGCCCAGCAGGCCCGACTGCTTGAGCAGGCCAAAACCCGCGTTAATGATCTACAGACCAAATACAACGGGCTGCGTCAGTCCGTGCAGCGTCAACGGCAGGCCCTCAAAGAATCCGGAATCGACACCAAAAAACTCAGCAGCGCACAGCGGGAACTGCGGCAGAACGCGGACGAAACCCGGCAGGCACTGGACAAACAGCAGCAATCCCTGAAACGACTGGGTGAGCAGCAGGCGAGGATGCACGCGGCACGCTCTGATTATTCCCGCCGTCTGGAGGTTCGTGATCGGATTGCCGGGGCCGGGGCGACGACAACCGCCGCAGGGGTAGGCATGGGCGCGCCGGTAATGGCTGCGGTGAAAAGCTACGCCAGCATGGAAGATGCCATGAAAGGGGTGGCGAAACAGGTTAATGGCCTGCGTGATGATAACGGCAACCGCACCGCCCGGTTCTATGAAATGCAGGACGCCATCAAAGCCGCCAGCGAGCAGCTGCCGATGGAAAACGGGGCGGTGGACTTTGCCGCGCTGGTCGAGGGCGGCGCGCGCATGAATGTGGCAAACCCCAATGACTCCTGGGCTGACCAGAAACGTGACCTGCTGGCGTTTGCTGCCACGGCGGCGAAAGCCTCCACGGCGTTTGAATTCCCGGCGGATGAGCTTTCCGAAAGCCTGGGGAAAATTGCCCAGCTCTATAAAGTCCCGACCCGCAACATCGAGCAACTGGGCGACGCGCTGAACTACCTAGACGATAACGCCATGTCAAAGGGCGGCGATATTATCGACGTCCTGCAACGCATGGGTGGTGTGGCAGATCGCCTGGATTACCGCAAGGCGGCAGCGCTCGGCTCCACGTTCCTCTCTCTCGGTGCTGCGCCGGAAGTTGCCGCCAGTGCGGCAAATGCCATGGTGCGTGAGCTGTCCATTGCCACCATGCAGAGTAAAAGCTTTTTTGCAGGTATGGATTTGCTGAAACTGAATCCAGCGCAGATTGAAAAAGAGATGACCCAGGATGCAATGGGCACTATTCAGCGCGTGCTGGAGAAGGTCAACAACCTGCCGAAAGACAAGCGACTGGGCGCGATGACGCTGATTTTTGGCAAGGAGTTTGGTGATGATGCGGCGAAGCTGGCAAACAACCTGCCGGAGCTGCAGCGCCAGCTCAAGCTTACTTCCGGCAGTGACGCCAACGGCTCCATGCAGAAAGAGTCCGACATCAACAAGGATTCCCTGTCTGCGCAGTGGTTGCTGGTCAAAACAGGCGCGCAAAACACGTTTAGCAGCCTGGGCGAAACGCTGCGTGAGCCACTGATGGCAATCATGAACACAGCGAAGCAGGTCACTGACTCTTTCCGCCGATGGGTGGAGGAAAACCCGAAGCTGGCAGGCGGACTGCTGAAAGTAGTGGCTGCGCTGGCGTCTATTGCGGTAGTGCTGGGCACTGTGATGCTGGCAATCGCTGCCGTGCTTGGACCGCTGGCGCTGATGCGCCTGCAGTTTTCCATCCTGGGTATTAAGGGCGGCAGTGCGTTTGGTCTGATCACTAAAGCCATCGGTGGCGTGGGCAAAGGGGTTATGTGGCTGGGCCGTCTGATGATGGCAAACCCTATCCTGGCGGTGATCGGCCTGATTGCCATGGGCGCCATCCTTATCTGGCAGAACTGGGACACGCTGGGGCCGAAGTTCAAAGCCATGTGGGATGCGGTTTGCGCTGCCACCACTGCTGCATGGGAATGGATTAAACAGGCTGCCAGCAGTGCCTGGGAAGGTATCAAATCCCTGTTTTTCAATTACACCCTGCCGGGCCTGATTGCCAAAAACTGGGAGGCCATTAAGGCCGGAGTCTCTGAGGCATGGACCAGCGTTCGGCAGACCATCAGTGATAAATGGGCCGCCATTCTGGCAGACGTCGCCGCGCTCCCGGCAAAGTTCCAGGAGGTGGGGAGCGCCATCATTGACAGCATTCTGAACGGCATCAATGCGAAGTGGGAAACGCTCAAAAGCAAGCTGTCCTCTGTGACCGATTATCTGCCGGACTGGATGACCGGAAATAATAAAGCCGCGGGCAAAACGCTGGTGCAGGTGGTCGGCGGCGCAGCTGCCGCAGTGGTTCCCTTTGCCGGGATGTATGACAGCGGCGGCGCGATCCCACGCGGTCAGTTTGGCATTGTCGGGGAGAATGGGCCGGAGATTGTTAACGGTCCGGCGAATGTGACCAGCCGCACGCGCACAGCAGCGCTGGCATCAGTGGTTGCCGGAATGATGGGCACCGCTGCAGTGCCTGCAGATGCTGCGCCGCTCCATCCAATGAGCCTGCCCGCGGCAACTTATCGCGCACCGCAGGAGAAAACCGCCAGCCAGCCGCCTGCTGTGCGCTACGAAATCAACGCACCCATTCATATTGTCGCCCAGCCGGGCCAAAGCGCGCAGGACATTGCCCGCGAGGTGGCAAGGCAACTGGACGAACGGGAGCGTCGCGCCAGGGCGAAAGCCCGCAGTAGCTACAGCGACCAAGGGGGATATGAATCATGA
- a CDS encoding GpE family phage tail protein: MADIATIFHWPPSVTDVMPLTEVLEWRHKAILRSGASDE, encoded by the coding sequence GTGGCTGACATTGCCACCATTTTTCACTGGCCGCCGTCCGTCACTGACGTTATGCCGCTGACAGAGGTGCTGGAGTGGCGGCATAAAGCGATCCTGAGAAGCGGGGCCAGCGATGAGTGA